In Yarrowia lipolytica chromosome 1F, complete sequence, a genomic segment contains:
- a CDS encoding uncharacterized protein (Compare to YALI0F11099g, no similarity), which yields MSFEYKNSEKVLRELVDIDGHLTLQDRKELASAIGRAEMNALTFDWGGTVAAFSGFIYLYKYKPQKYLGTPGKKIATYGTLILGGMLISAGSHVYFASNLVKQFEGKEYPYKAAQLVATSNLALWWAYYKMTAEEPQNSLSNPKMLQNMEERLNLKKGTLTSLPPTQNQMALPKTEQDKQNDESKDERPWNKLASDSFGNSKDDIWGEEPEKVEESDTPLTKSWDDIRKDAGVKQGTWNRPAAAPTPNKDAGIPQIPISERPNASSDSDGQGLGLAQAEFDRQLDLERQGYKSTDDFSESEKKWK from the coding sequence ATGAGCTTTGAATACAAAAACTCGGAGAAAGTCCTACGGGAACTCGTCGACATTGATGGCCACCTGACCCTCCAGGACCGAAAGGAGCTGGCCAGTGCCATTGGCCGGGCTGAAATGAACGCCCTGACGTTTGACTGGGGAGGAACCGTGGCCGCCTTCTCGGGGTTCATCTacctctacaagtacaagccCCAGAAGTATCTCGGCACTCCCGGCAAAAAGATTGCCACCTACGGTACTCTGATCCTCGGAGGAATGCTCATCAGCGCCGGATCACACGTTTACTTTGCCTCCAACCTGGTGAAGCAGTTTGAAGGAAAAGAGTACCCCTACAAGGCCGCACAGCTCGTAGCCACCTCAAATCTGGCCCTGTGGTGGGCCTACTACAAGATGACCGCCGAGGAGCCCCAGAACTCGTTGTCCAACCCCAAGATGCTGCAAAACATGGAGGAGCgtctcaacctcaagaagggcaCCCTGACCTCTCTGCCCCCCACCCAGAACCAGATGGCGCTGCCCAAGACGGAACAGGACAAGCAGAAcgacgagtccaaggacgagCGGCCGTGGAACAAGCTGGCCAGCGACTCTTTTGGCAactccaaggacgacatCTGGGGAGAGGAGCCCgagaaggtcgaggagTCCGACACCCCTCTGACCAAGTCGTGGGACGATATCCGAAAGGATGCAGGCGTCAAGCAGGGCACCTGGAACAGACCCGCCGCTGCTCCCACTCCCAACAAGGACGCTGGTATTCCTCAGATTCCCATTTCCGAGAGACCCAACGCTTCTTCCGATAGCGATGGCCAGGGTCTTGGACTTGCCCAGGCTGAGTTTGACCGACAGCTCGATCTGGAGCGACAGGGATACAAGTCCACCGACGATTTCTCCGAGAgcgagaagaagtggaaGTAG
- a CDS encoding uncharacterized protein (Compare to YALI0F11121g, similar to uniprot|P38260 Saccharomyces cerevisiae YBR101c and DEHA0F16456g Debaryomyces hansenii, similar to Saccharomyces cerevisiae FES1 (YBR101C); ancestral locus Anc_3.342) — protein MDKLLAWSVKQQQEGTNEPPPDPKLLAQLFGAPDDAQLMVQAMVVITQPDNKLEDKEVAFDNFEMLVENLDNANMMKNLKLWEPLLAQLSSPHPSLQKLAAWVVATATQNNPKSQEALVEQGDAGIKKLVDLTSHDDPEVVVKSLFALASAIRNCDDAYKLFESADGLKKVVGHLKPDATAQVKSKTLGVLTGILESETDLMKPEEKRQVFDILVKELETDDHIPSLERSLHVLVLLNQKGFPFTPEETEQVKKAAKRVEGKLDEEDVKYNEDLKYVNNL, from the coding sequence ATGGACAAATTACTAGCATGGTCGGTTaagcagcaacaggaggGCACCAACGAGCCTCCACCAGaccccaagctgctggcGCAGCTGTTTGGGGCGCCCGACGATGCCCAGCTCATGGTGCAGGCCATGGTGGTCATCACCCAGCCCGATAACAAGCTGGaagacaaggaggtggCGTTTGACAACTTTGAGatgctggtggagaacCTCGATAATGCCAACATGATGAAGAACCTAAAGCTGTGGGAGCCTCTGCTGGCGCAATTGAGCTCTCCTCACCCTTCTCTGCAGAAGCTGGCTGCCTGGGTGGTTGCTACTGCGACCCAGAACAACCCCAAATCGCAGGAGGCTCTTGTTGAACAAGGCGATGCCGGAATCAAGAAGCTGGTCGACCTGACTAGCCACGACGACCCCGAGGTAGTGGTCAAGTCGCTGTTTGCTCTGGCGTCTGCCATCCGAAACTGCGACGACGCATACAAGCTGTTTGAGTCTGCTGACGGTCTGAAGAAGGTCGTGGGCCACCTCAAGCCCGACGCGACCGCCCAGgtcaagtccaagaccCTTGGAGTTCTCACAGGCATTCTGGAGTCCGAGACCGACCTCATGaagcccgaggagaagagacaggTGTTCGATATCCtcgtcaaggagctcgagacCGACGACCACATTCCCTCGCTGGAACGATCTCTGCAcgtgctggtgctgctcaACCAGAAGGGTTTCCCTTTCACCCCCGAGGAGACTGAGcaggtcaagaaggctgccaagaGGGTTGAGGGTAAACTTGACGAAGAGGATGTCAAGTACAATGAGGACTTGAAGTATGTCAACAACCTCTAG
- a CDS encoding uncharacterized protein (Compare to YALI0F11143g, some similarities with uniprot|P38261 Saccharomyces cerevisiae YBR102c EXO84 exocyst protein essential for secretion, similar to Saccharomyces cerevisiae EXO84 (YBR102C); ancestral locus Anc_3.343), whose translation MSLEPPNQSLRSHRQTANPHVMAAAVQKQKPYIQDSTHLQLPNVGDKDRERVGNMVKRRFSARIPGQGVPYDAAAAPSLPVGAGSMIDDAVAAGGVPVTKSKTMTSPAKAAPVASGASGMLLKEDLDAHTFVTQQLATSNAEEVDRFVSKLKSLKSRLVDEQREAMYTNYNSFLTVNKEILALNSEVKSLGQAVSNFNVAVSAMVEDALESTSSKSQESSQSSLALPDSSARNRNSMVMLENMWANELASLFKHVEGAVKYLPAIPGRHVVAESGAWYQLNAATWKPLRPVHMFLLNDHLLIAAKNRKKDNMQMQQTQTLVADQCWPLSDIEFLDLSVSRRGTHPVVPNAVSVVCGGVTCVYQTEKPAQHAKVVSAFKKVAGEGRKNDTNKTQQQIRLRESMTYYAARNPSLRGHKELLQGLSNSKGHSRSSSVDITGRTKNLREIDDLVNDLDVKIAHRRFAEATDIILENIKDDKESTDITQQVLDIKLHQRQDELVAHLIDDVATDTSNTAVTHALGLLVRLGHGDQARGVYLETRRNLIHKRTRQVELLGDIPGYIAQVAVTYFRLIRSTAEVFRKCYTDNHLASSIAEWAKSMVEEFVLLFARQLYGVKPDTQTYQQCVSITRQQAAQLSEVGLNLDYLLDYVLSPARASKA comes from the coding sequence ATGTCGCTGGAGCCTCCGAACCAATCGCTACGGTCGCACAGACAGACGGCCAACCCGCACGTGATGGCCGCGGCggtccagaagcagaagccGTACATACAAGACAGcacacatctccaactgCCCAATGTCGGCGATAAGGACCGAGAAAGGGTTGGAAACATGGTGAAGCGGCGGTTCAGCGCCCGTATCCCAGGTCAGGGCGTGCCCTATGACGCGGCAGCGGCGCCGAGCTTGCCCGTGGGTGCTGGGAGCATGATTGACGacgctgttgctgctggaggagttccGGTGACAAAAAGCAAAACGATGACTTCTCCGGCCAAGGCGGCCCCCGTGGCCTCGGGCGCTTCAGGAatgctgctcaaggaggatcTGGACGCGCACACGTTTGTCACGCAGCAATtggccacctccaacgCTGAGGAGGTCGACCGGTTCGTGTCGAAACTCAAGAGTCTCAAATCGAGGCTCGTGGACGAACAGCGAGAGGCCATGTACACAAACTACAACTCGTTTCTGACCGTAAACAAAGAGATTCTGGCGCTCAACTCCGAGGTCAAGTCCTTGGGCCAGGCCGTCAGCAACTTCAACGTTGCGGTGTCCGCCATGGTGGAGGACGCTCTGGAATCCACCTCCAGTAAGTCGCAGGAATCGTCGCAATCGTCGCTGGCGCTGCCCGACTCGTCGGCCCGAAACAGAAACTCCATGGTCATGTTGGAAAACATGTGGGCCAACGAACTGGCGTCGCTGTTCAAACATGTAGAGGGAGCCGTCAAGTACTTGCCTGCTATTCCTGGAAGACACGTGGTGGCCGAGTCGGGCGCATGGTACCAGCTCAACGCCGCCACCTGGAAACCCCTGCGACCTGTGCACATGTTTCTGCTGAACGACCATTTGCTGATTGCAGCCAAGAACAGAAAAAAGGATAACAtgcagatgcagcagaCCCAGACTCTTGTGGCGGACCAGTGTTGGCCGCTCAGCGACATTGAGTTTCTGGATCTCTCCGTTTCTCGCCGAGGAACCCATCCCGTGGTCCCCAATGCAGTTTCTGTCGTCTGCGGAGGAGTCACCTGCGTCTACCAGACGGAAAAGCCCGCCCAGCACGCCAAGGTTGTTTCGGCTTTCAAAAAGGTGGCTGGCGAAGGCAGAAAGAacgacaccaacaagacccAGCAGCAAATTCGGCTCAGAGAAAGTATGACGTACTATGCTGCTCGAAACCCGTCTCTTCGGGGTCACAAAGAGCTGTTACAGGGGCTCAGCAACTCCAAGGGCCACTCGAGGTCTTCATCGGTCGACATCACCGGCCGAACGAAAAATCTGCGAGAGATTGACGACCTGGTCAACGATCTGGACGTGAAAATCGCACACAGGCGGTTTGCCGAAGCCACCGACATCATTTTGGAAAAcatcaaggacgacaaggagagcACCGACATTACACAGCAGGTGCTCGACATCAAACTGCATCAGCGTCAGGACGAGTTGGTGGCTCATCTCATTGATGATGTGGCTACAGACACATCCAACACTGCCGTCACACACGCTCTGGGTCTGCTGGTGCGTTTAGGACACGGAGACCAGGCCCGGGGAGTCTACCTGGAAACTCGAAGAAACCTCATTCACAAGCGAACTCGTCAGGTTGAGTTGCTGGGCGACATTCCTGGATATATTGCTCAGGTGGCAGTCACGTATTTCCGGTTGATCCGATCCACAGCCGAGGTGTTCCGAAAGTGCTACACAGACAACCATTTGGCGTCCAGTATTGCCGAGTGGGCCAAGAGCATGGTGGAGGAATTTGTGCTGCTGTTTGCTCGACAGCTGTATGGAGTGAAGCCCGACACTCAAACGTATCAACAGTGTGTCTCTATTACTAGACAGCAGGCTGCGCAATTGAGCGAGGTGGGTTTGAATCTGGACTACTTGCTGGATTACGTCTTGAGCCCAGCTCGAGCTAGCAAGGCATAG
- a CDS encoding uncharacterized protein (Compare to YALI0F11165g, similar to Saccharomyces cerevisiae SIF2 (YBR103W); ancestral locus Anc_3.344, weakly similar to uniprot|P38262 Saccharomyces cerevisiae YBR103w SIF2 SIR4P interacting protein and EHA- IPF7783.1), with translation MSITSDELNYLVWRYLQEAGFEHTTYAFQREAGVHHLDKHFSNRIPLGALVNVAQKGIQFMEVEASVKEDGTIVDSDDKPFSLFGNDYVRSGTPEIEEEQTNALKGAATALLAAPSDITAGANVAVTKIDPGLPTTAPTLTAPANNNNIKKVVAATMTDRATNTQDTQNATSQKDMTREEVPIISLTPSVDVGSVSQCQWSPVDKNVLLTGAAGPVASLLVLNKGGEEEEGTAGTLLPTHGDEMDVDSEDTNSTKKMVKIASTTNLAHSPIPQGDKDITAVSWNRIGTLCVTAAFDGQLRLWTAQGKLRHILSLHRAPILSVRWNKTGSLVLSIDCTNTLVVWDTTSGEVRHHLSLTVAPPPASAAVSAVSAVVGDIQAALGGKDESHESAESITTGFDADWIDGLTFVMTGENHSIVVCRVGEKLPLLVFKGHSAGINDIQFDHVGLLLASASDDHSVRLWQGRSVASTATLLGHTAPVMVVRWLPLLNAANLVGGANIGTMSLVVSASLDGTARVWLPENARCLAVLALHESAIFAMEISPDRKWLATGGMDGVLVLWDLAGLEDNECTEEGAGRALARLEIGAPIDCIGWNLESDVICVGTSGKSYVVEWNEGMRETKVVA, from the coding sequence ATGTCAATCACATCGGACGAGCTAAACTACCTGGTGTGGCGGTATCTGCAGGAGGCGGGTTTCGAACATACAACATATGCGTTTCAGCGCGAGGCGGGCGTCCATCATTTGGACAAGCATTTCTCTAACCGCATTCCTCTGGGAGCGCTAGTCAATGTGGCACAGAAAGGAATCCAGTtcatggaggtggaggccAGCGTCAAGGAGGATGGCACGATTGTGGACTCGGACGACAAGCCGTTTTCGCTGTTTGGGAACGACTACGTGCGCAGTGGGACGCcagagattgaggaggagcagactAACGCTTTGAAGGGCGCAGCCACGGCGTTGCTAGCTGCTCCGTCCGACATTACCGCAGGTGCAAATGTGGCCGTGACTAAAATCGATCCTGGATTGCCTACCACGGCTCCAACGTTAACAGCACCggcaaacaacaacaacataAAGAAGGTAGTGGCTGCTACCATGACAGACAGGGCAACCAATACACAAGATACACAGAATGCAACGTCGCAAAAAGACATGACGCGCGAGGAGGTGCCGATAATCTCGTTGACGCCGTCGGTGGATGTGGGTTCTGTGTCTCAATGCCAGTGGAGTCCGGTTGACAAGAATGTGTTATTAACGGGAGCGGCCGGACCAGTTGCTTCGTTACTGGTGCTCAACaagggaggagaagaggaggagggaaCGGCGGGGACTTTACTACCTACTCACGGCGACGAGATGGATGTGGATTCTGAGGATACCAACAGTACGAAAAAGATGGTCAAAATTGCGTCAACCACAAACCTCGCACATTCGCCGATTCCCCAAGGCGACAAGGATATTACTGCAGTGTCGTGGAACAGAATCGGAACGCTTTGTGTGACAGCTGCGTTTGATGGCCAACTACGATTATGGACTGCCCAAGGCAAGCTACGACACATTCTCAGTTTGCACAGAGCTCCGATTTTGTCTGTCAGATGGAATAAGACGGGCTCGTTGGTGCTGTCTATCGATTGCACAAACACGCTGGTTGTGTGGGATACCACTTCGGGCGAGGTGCGACATCATCTGAGCCTCACGgtggctcctcctcctgcttcgGCAGCTGTTTCGGCAGTGTCAGCGGTCGTGGGAGATATCCAAGCTGCTCTGGGGGGTAAGGACGAGAGCCACGAGTCTGCTGAGTCGATCACAACCGGGTTTGATGCTGACTGGATCGATGGATTGACATTCGTCATGACTGGAGAGAACCATTCGATTGTGGTTTGCAGGGTTGGTGAGAAGCTGCCTCTGCTAGTGTTCAAGGGCCACTCGGCAGGTATTAACGATATTCAGTTTGATCACGTGGGTTTACTTCTGGCATCGGCTTCAGATGACCACTCTGTGCGGTTATGGCAGGGTCGATCGGTCGCGTCTACAGCCACTCTTCTCGGACACACGGCCCCCGTCATGGTGGTACGATGGCTTCCGTTACTCAACGCGGCCAATCTTGTTGGAGGTGCCAACATTGGCACCATGAGTCTTGTGGTGAGTGCTTCTCTCGACGGAACGGCGCGTGTGTGGCTGCCTGAAAACGCTCGTTGCCTGGCGGTGTTGGCGCTGCATGAATCTGCTATTTTTGCCATGGAAATCTCGCCCGACCGCAAGTGGCTGGCGACAGGAGGCATGGATGGCGTGCTGGTCTTGTGGGACCTGGCAGGACTGGAGGACAATGAATGCACCGAGGAGGGCGCCGGAAGAGCTCTGGCGCGCCTGGAGATCGGGGCTCCCATTGATTGTATAGGCTGGAATCTCGAGAGTGACGTCATCTGTGTGGGAACCAGCGGCAAAAGTTATGTGGTGGAGTGGAACGAGGGCATGAGAGAAACCAAGGTGGTGGCATAG
- a CDS encoding uncharacterized protein (Compare to YALI0F11187g, no similarity) — MNRIPIEIQNEILRHCDLSAAVSLRDTCITWRELCSESVLASKVQSRVPWMTPGEHNTSLDSWALCAKVVLSRRKAIDGGKYDHVELLDRIPNFKAGKVEYLTAEEVTTLPPGYQSVFDSVYLRSVADAEPQLLALRGSSLYINNRQAMLDLYTLDVKPTNVDIANEGVLEFEETATNNVYECHGCSIELPEGAETLRFYSGKKQMVVYYDIELEERVCVMDRKPSMSYKDGFAFVFNAETMKVHVAREAVFLTQVEDPYFCTYWLDVGARTRVVVAKSEFEQPYDEWTLWYEDVFTYNGLLWHTFDEHVVPLVVDLEHLDKTGYKPQHIIQWSDGGETHQGNDGSESFFGSKTSTTQATDMATYTNYRVKEDRNYDMDDVFFPGTVEGHFGFWKWSGDYADRVINAAISSLRE; from the coding sequence ATGAACCGGATACCTATTGAGATACAGAACGAGATTTTGAGACACTGTGATTTGTCAGCCGCTGTCAGCCTTCGAGACACGTGTATCACGTGGCGAGAACTGTGTTCTGAGTCGGTTCTGGCCAGCAAGGTGCAAAGTAGAGTGCCTTGGATGACTCCTGGAGAACATAATACGAGTCTGGACTCTTGGGCTCTTTGTGCAAAAGTTGTTTTGAGCCGTCGGAAAGCCATTGATGGCGGCAAGTATGACCATGTGGAGTTGCTGGACCGAATTCCAAACTTCAAGGCTGGCAAAGTTGAGTATTTGACAGCCGAGGAAGTGACGACTTTACCTCCAGGATACCAGTCTGTTTTCGATTCGGTTTATCTGCGGTCTGTTGCCGATGCAGAGCCGCAATTGTTGGCTCTTCGCGGCTCATCTTTGTACATCAATAACCGCCAAGCAATGTTGGATCTATATACACTGGATGTGAAGCCCACCAACGTGGATATAGCCAACGAGGGGGTTCTGGAGTTTGAAGAAACCGCCACCAATAACGTGTATGAGTGTCACGGATGCTCCATTGAGCTTCCTGAGGGGGCAGAAACTCTTCGTTTTTACTCTGGAAAGAAACAAATGGTGGTCTATTATGACATCGAATTGGAGGAGCGGGTATGTGTGATGGATAGGAAGCCCAGCATGAGCTACAAGGACGGGTTTGCGTTTGTGTTCAACGCGGAAACCATGAAGGTTCATGTTGCACGAGAGGCTGTGTTTTTGACCCAGGTTGAAGATCCCTATTTCTGCACCTATTGGCTTGATGTGGGAGCTCGAACCCGGGTTGTTGTGGCCAAGTCTGAGTTTGAGCAGCCCTACGACGAATGGACCTTGTGGTATGAAGATGTCTTCACCTACAATGGACTGTTATGGCACACTTTTGATGAGCATGTGGTTccgttggtggtggacCTGGAACATCTGGACAAGACAGGATACAAGCCTCAGCATATTATCCAATGGTCGGATGGTGGAGAAACTCATCAGGGCAACGACGGCAGCGAAAGCTTCTTTGGAAGCAAAACCTCCACCACTCAAGCTACAGATATGGCTACTTACACAAATTATAgagtcaaggaggaccGCAACTATGATATGGACGATGTCTTCTTTCCGGGGACAGTCGAGGGCCATTTTGGTTTCTGGAAATGGAGTGGAGACTATGCCGATCGAGTCATCAATGCAGCTATATCAAGTCTGAGAGAATGA
- a CDS encoding uncharacterized protein (Compare to YALI0F11209g, no similarity) has translation MHFIDLLLHIGLCAHMTRLITKQLLELEDQKHKCRQAMVIMEQLLHDYQLELNSLHVRSTALRASLSSTREKHHYLALQTATREMAPPYEQEQLSIEFADKTAYDMSLPHDNTACDGTPAEVVSPARSVESLDTNSTSPPVNPPGTHVLVCGRSAAKLRLYGIGKRDTKIGPIPIRSGNGVSYRLGFPPGMFLDVDYFPAGDLEVTDQKLTVISGCPPLEGRVLDEIDRIDAAFLVHGGVYLLFKNCSWGTTYTKEVLDFLPSGMEVVDLRN, from the coding sequence ATGCACTTTATTGACCTACTCCTACACATCGGTCTCTGTGCACACATGACGCGACTTATCACcaaacagctgctggagctggaggaccaaaaacacaaaTGCCGCCAGGCCATGGTGATAATGGAGCAGCTGTTGCATGACTACCAGCTGGAGCTCAACTCTCTCCACGTGAGATCTACGGCTCTGAGAGCCAGCCTGTCCAGCACAAGAGAGAAACATCACTACTTGGCCCTCCAGACTGCTACCCGCGAGATGGCACCTCCCTACGAACAAGAGCAGCTGTCAATTGAGTTCGCAGACAAGACAGCATATGATATGTCACTCCCACATGACAATACAGCTTGTGATGGAACCCCTGCCGAGGTTGTGTCCCCCGCCCGCTCCGTCGAAAGTctggacacaaacagcacctCCCCTCCCGTCAACCCGCCAGGAACACACGTGCTGGTGTGTGGCAGAAGCGCAGCCAAACTCCGGCTCTACGGCATTGGAAAGAGAGATACAAAGATTGGTCCGATACCCATCAGGAGTGGTAACGGCGTCTCCTACCGCCTGGGGTTTCCGCCTGGTATGTTCCTTGACGTGGACTACTTTCCAGCTGGGGACCTGGAGGTGACCGACCAGAAGCTCACCGTGATATCCGGCTGTCCTCCTCTTGAAGGTCGAGTGCTCGACGAGATTGATCGTATCGACGCTGCCTTTCTGGTTCACGGAGGAGTCTACCTGTTGTTCAAAAACTGCAGCTGGGGCACCACCTACACCAAGGAAGTCCTCGACTTTCTCCCCTCGGGGATGGAGGTTGTTGATTTGAGAAATTGA
- a CDS encoding uncharacterized protein (Compare to YALI0F11231g, similar to uniprot|P04801 Saccharomyces cerevisiae YIL078w THS1 threonyl tRNA synthetase): MAELVDKMKEVVLGDKPAAEAPKETKEAKPAKEKKAADPSKFGQAKQKKVKAPKEGESASSRALELDPKPEFLDSRIKMFDELKVEYDAFVAAQERKPIVVTLKDGTPKEATAWETSPMDICKTISKSLPDQTVIAKVNGELWDMERPLEGDAKLEFLDFNSDEGKRVFWHSSAHVLGEATERHYGAHLCIGPPTEDGFFYEMSIDNGDTHVQACDYDPLETVAKSAIKDKQKFERLVLSKENLLKMFAYNKYKVELIQKKIPDGTSTTVYRCGPLIDLCVGPHIPHTGKIKAFKLLKNSSSYFLGDKDNDSLQRIFGISFPDKKLMTEHLKFLEEAAKRDHRKIGREQELFLFNDMSPGSCFWLPHGARIYSALTDLLRKEYRKRGYEEVITPNMYNSKLWETSGHWQNYKDDMFTFEIEKEKFGLKPMNCPGHCLMFKARDRSYKELPWRVADFGVIHRNEASGALTGLTRVRRFQQDDAHIFCMPSQIQSEITGIFDFLKKIYTIFGFEFKMKLSTRPDKYVGEIETWNDAEKQLEEALNKWGANWELNPGDGAFYGPKIDIVISDALHRWHQCATIQLDFQLPNRFDLNFKNSAAMGEGEADSAALYTRPVMIHRAIYGSFERMTAILCEHFAGKWPFWLSPRQVLVIPVGPKYNDYAQEVRDELVDAGFFADVDNGPNTLQKKVREAQLKQYNFTFIVGEEEKTAKSVNIRDRDDQSKQAKAASIPLDEVISRLHKLKDSKALAQAGVLV, encoded by the coding sequence ATGGCTGAACTCGTTGATaagatgaaggaggtggTTTTGGGCGACAAGCCCGCTGCCGAGGCTCCTaaggagaccaaggaggccaagcccgccaaggaaaagaaggccGCCGACCCCAGCAAGTTTGGACAGgccaagcagaagaaggtcaaggccCCCAAGGAGGGAGAGTCTGCCTCGTCTCgagctctggagctggatcCCAAGCCCGAGTTCCTCGATTCGCGAATCAAGATGTttgacgagctcaaggtggAGTATGACGCGTTTGTGGCTGCTCAGGAGCGAAAGCCCATTGTCGtgactctcaaggacggcacccccaaggaggccacTGCCTGGGAGACCTCGCCCATGGACATTTGCAAGACCATTTCCAAGTCGCTGCCCGATCAGACCGTGATTGCCAAGGTCAATGGCGAGCTGTGGGACATGGAGCGACCTCTGGAGGGCGACGCCAAGCTGGAGTTTTTGGACTTCAACTCCGACGAGGGAAAGCGGGTCTTCTGGCACTCGTCTGCCCACGTGCTGGGAGAGGCCACCGAGCGACACTACGGTGCCCACCTCTGCATCGGACCCCCCACCGAGGACGGTTTTTTCTACGAAATGTCAATTGACAACGGCGACACCCACGTCCAGGCCTGTGACTACGATCCTCTGGAGACCGTGGCCAAGTccgccatcaaggacaagcaGAAGTTTGAGCGTCTGGTGCTCTCCAAGGAAAACCTCCTCAAGATGTTTGCttacaacaagtacaaggtTGAGCTaatccagaagaagatcccCGACGGAacctccaccaccgtcTACCGATGCGGTCCTCTGATTGATTTGTGTGTTGGCCCCCATATTCCCCACACCGGCAAGATCAAGGCcttcaagctgctcaagaactCGTCGTCCTACTTCCTCGGAGACAAGGACAACGACTCCCTGCAGCGAATCTTTGGTATCTCGTTCcccgacaagaagctcatgACCGAGCACCTCAAGTTCCTGGAGGAAGCTGCCAAGCGAGACCACCGAAAGATTGGCCGAGAGCAGGAGCTGTTCCTGTTCAACGACATGTCTCCCGGCTCGTGTTTCTGGCTCCCTCACGGCGCTCGAATCTACTCTGCTCTCACCGACCTGCTGCGAAAGGAGTACCGAAAGCGAGGCTACGAGGAGGTCATCACCCCCAACATGTACAACTCCAAGCTGTGGGAGACCTCTGGCCACTGGCAAAACTACAAGGACGATATGTTCACAtttgagattgagaaggaaAAGTTTGGTCTGAAGCCCATGAACTGTCCCGGCCACTGTCTCATGTTCAAGGCCCGAGACCGATCCTACAAGGAGCTGCCATGGAGGGTTGCCGACTTTGGTGTCATCCACCGAAACGAGGCCTCCGGTGCCCTCACCGGTCTCACCCGAGTCCGACGGTTCCAGCAGGACGATGCCCACATCTTCTGCATGCCCTCGCAGATCCAGTCCGAGATCACCGGTATCTTCGACTTCCTCAAGAAGATTTACACCATCTTTGGCTTTGAGTTCAAGATGAAGCTGTCCACTCGACCCGACAAGTACGTTGGTGAGATCGAGACCTGGAACGACGCCGAAAAGCAGCTCGAGGAGGCCCTCAACAAGTGGGGCGCCAACTGGGAGCTCAACCCCGGAGACGGTGCCTTCTACGGCCCCAAGATTGACATTGTCATCTCCGATGCCCTCCACCGATGGCACCAGTGCGCCACCATCCAGCTCGACTTCCAGCTGCCCAACCGGTTCGACCTCAACTTCAAGAACTCGGCTGCCATGGGCGAGGGAGAGGCCGACTCCGCTGCTTTGTACACCCGACCTGTCATGATCCACCGAGCCATCTACGGCTCGTTTGAGCGAATGACCGCCATTCTGTGTGAGCATTTTGCCGGCAAGTGGCCCTTCTGGCTGTCGCCCCGACAGGTGCTTGTCATCCCTGTTGGCCCCAAGTACAACGACTACGCCCAGGAGGTGCGTGACGAGCTCGTTGATGCCGGTTTCTTTGCCGACGTCGACAACGGCCCCAACACcctgcagaagaaggtcCGAGAGGCCCAGCTCAAGCAGTACAACTTCACCTTCATTGTcggagaggaggagaagaccgCCAAGTCGGTCAACATCCGAGACCGAGACGACCAGAGCAagcaggccaaggccgCTTCCATTCCTCTGGACGAGGTCATTTCGCGACTccacaagctcaaggactcTAAGGCTCTCGCCCAGGCTGGCGTTCTTGTCTAA